ttacttttatatttcatgtatgtgttaaatctaagactttgatgtaactttggttcatcaaaacacttgaaacacttaattgagttgtgctacttatcttagacttacacttgggttattatggtcaaaacttggtaaagatgatgtaaacacatcaacgagttgtacacttgaagctatatgcatcaacgatgagaaccgtgataagcatcgagtaccaagaaccaccggaacctactattttactgtttctgtttctggaccgtacaacctgggctactgtaaagatgattttcggatatctctattcgagtagataacttttcatttaggactcgtcttaatccgagttacggtttaggatttatggcccttcgatcgtcactatgtccttttaacgttgtgctgaaaattctgacctacttgcacttagaccgtcgtcacggtcaaacgaagacgagtttgcttctgggatttttaccacaactaaaagactcatatatggagccatggccactggtctcaccttatttcagtaggtataaaggccgtggtgactgatcgaactcatcctttgttttaaactcttttcatgaacaaaacatactttacaccttttgtttgatgatgaatgatgatgacctttaagacctaatttacatacatttaaaccttttgggacgatttactgacttagtactatttgacttaggttgaggacttttcggacctacacacttgcttatttcccgagtcatactttaccgctactttatcattgtgagttatagcattccctttttactttaactatcttgggaactgagaatacatgcgcattttacgttttacatactaggaacgagtacttaaacttatatatgtgtgggttatacaacggtataaacatttcctttagctcggtaacgtttagtcattggtttttgaaccggtgaacgcgaatcttagatatggatccataggatttgacatccccactcgggctagtcgcgctagcatttaacgagtgtttaatacttcgtatacatacgcacttgccaagtgtactttcagggggtataaacgttaagttagttaccaagtgcccacggtaaacatatactttatcatactgttttgaaacgctctttgtagcactgaaatctcgtggcctaccttacatactgttatacttaaactatagctcaccaacctttgtgttgacgtttttaagcatgtttttctcaggtgcttaaggttgcttccgctgtgtactagtcttgctgtagacacccgctgctttatagatgtcactgcatgaacgttatcttgcattcataaacttaaatacttttgaacaatgatctgtaacgacctaagggtcacgcactattatatttgcttctgttcattgaagcataaattggttgtaaaacatttgacgttagttatgacgtcaccttttatcttgaatgcaaacttgttttgaaaacgcatatagtgtttgaccttgtaatgatcctgttgttgatgattcgtacacgatggttttgtacagggcatcacagaAGAAGGGTGGTTTTCGTAATTAATTTCTTACAAGGTTCATACAGTTGTCATTCTTGGAGACTAATTGGAGTACTTTATTGATATGTTTGGGATCGTTAATTGTGGGATGGAAGCCTCTATTATATGCCAATAATGTTTGAGTCATGAGGACGATATGCAGCTATTAGAGAGGGGGAAGTTTTACAGTTGATGATACTGAGTTTATTGGTTTGTATGAAGACTAGAACATCAGGAATTTGATCGAGTTCAGTCACAGGGGGAATCTTGTTATATTGGTACTATGGGTAACACATACGAGTGAAGTTTGAAGAAACTACAGGATGACAGGATGACTATTAGCATTTCGACTTCAATGAGCGGAAACATTGATGTTCGAAGTTTGGTTTTTCAAGTATTCTGGAAGACTTTTGATGGAGCTTGTGATTCATAAGATTATGGTACTACTATAGAGATAGACTGAAGATTGCAAGATGTGTTTACAATAATTCGCCAGCAACGTCCAAGGGGgaatttgttgatgcatatttgtatGGCCGTCGCTGGGCGAATAACATTTATTATTCTATTGTACACCTAGTTGATGTATACACATGAAACTGGTCAGTTACAGGAGCATATGTAACTGTTGGACCATAATGTTCAAGAGGCCCATTCGTATGAGTGAGGCCCATTAGGGTTTGTCTAGTTTTCCTATAAATACCACTTTATGTGTTCATTAGGGTTAAGAGAGTTAACCCTAATTGGGAGAGCCGTTTGGCGATACTGTGCATAGGGGAGATTatgctcgatctcccctggccaCCGACGTTTCTCTGTTTAATTATTAATGTAAGTGTAACGTTTATTCAATAATAGTGATTTACTTTGAATTCATCGTGTTTATCTCTTCCGTTTTTAATCTTGCTCGTATAATGTTGTTTATGATCCTTAATCGGACCAACACTAACAGATTATAATTAAAACTCAAGAAGATTGGGCAATATATACtacaaacatatacatatacatgtcaacgtatgtatgtatgtaacaTACATAAAGATATACATAAGCTTATTAAATAAATTCATGCTACAGCAATCTGTATAACCAGTAAAAAATGACCCCTTCCATTTCGTTATCCAACTCGCCCATGAATTCCACCTTTAATCATAAAGCATACAAAGAAATAATAGGGATAACCAACCTCAAGTGCTTTGTAGACAGTGTCAACCTCTGTAGCATAATTTATTTTATGTGAAGCCAAAATTTACTCAAATAGACCAACACAAGTCTGCCCAGTTATTTTGAACGCAGGCAAAGCAAAACTTCTATGAATATTGTAGTTTAAAACATGATTAAGGCGTTGATATTCCTAGTTAGAAAAATACTACTACGTATACGCTTGGAGTGCTATTCTGGAAGCTTATGTCTAAAGAGCTGCCTAGGAAGCCCAAAAACTATACCTGTTTCATCATCAACGGGGAATGAATACATAAAAAGCCATTATGTATTGATAAAGTCCAATGCAGTTTGGTTTTTAAACAAAGGCTTGAACAAATGTTGTTAGCACGTTACGATCTTGTGTTTTAATCACGTGCGTAAAGTTGATCAAGAACGGGTTTTCCACCAACCCTGCTCAACATTGCATCACCCGAATATTAATTGTGTTAATACTAGTAGGTTTTGAAGCCCATTGAGTTTCATGACTATCTAAAAGAGCATTATAATTTGGTTATGGTTAAAGAATATGTACCTGACACGTGTACTAAGAAAGTTGCTAACCATCattgtttatataaataatataatatacgcACGAAaccggatttaaaaaaaaaaatagaaataatacaTTTAAATGTTGCAAAAATAGAAATGTtgaaattttttttacaaaaatagtaGAACCGGAGTTTGGAACTCCAGTTTGTCACTTTTTGCCCGAAAtcggagtttgaaactccggtCTGCGTACCGATGGTTTGTTTTCAATGATCAAAATTGCAGAAATCTGAGGAGAGAGAATGCAAACCGGAGTTCCAAACTCCGGTTTCGGGTAAAAAGTGACAAACCGGAGTTCCCAACTCCGGGTTTACTATTTTTGTAAAACAAATTTTAACATTTCTATTTTTGTAACAGTtaaatgtattattactatttcgaaaaaaaaaatcgtATGAACCTTGACTTGTATGCATGTAACCCATGTTGTAAATAAACTAAGGATACTTACACTTATTAAGTTGCTCATTTTTGTACATGTACTTGTGGTTACACTTATCATTGTGACTACTCATTATCATTGTGACTACTCATTTGGAAGAAACTTTAGTTGAGAAAAAGTAGTTAATGAATTAAAATTCTAGTACCTTCTATTCTTCACTCTTCACACTACAAAATTATAATATCTATTCCTTTGCTAACTTTGGATCGGAAGGAAAGTATGTGGCGGCATCACAATCTGAGCGTTGGTGCGGTAAGTATAACAACACTTCCATCCTCAAAACTCACACTTACTGACATGCCATCACGAGAATAAGTAACATATGTAATTTTTTGTTTGGAAAGGCAGTAGGATTATATATATCAACAAGATAGTTACAAATACAACACAATGCACATCAGTTGCACAACTAAGACAAGATACATCTCACATCTAATACAAAGCACACCTAGAGAACTAGATACTGTCTCAATAACTTCTACAGTATATGGAATTCGAATGTTGACAAGAAGGCAACAAGCAGAATTGATCCCACCTAGATGAAAGTTTGAGGGTTGTGGAGCCAATTATGCCAATCGATTATCTTGTTCTTGCACCTCTTCGCGATCCACTCGAAACTTTTTACTTGAATTTCATTGATTGCCATTGGTACGTTCCAACTTTTATTTGAAAAAACCTTTTGGTTTCGATTCTTCCAAATTAAATAAGAACATGTCCAAACAACCGCTTGCCAAATAGATTTCCCCACAAAAGAGTTTGTTTGCCCCGAATCAAGAAAGAGATCCCCGATGTTAACGAAAGGAACCCCTCCCCGACCCCACCAATCGAATACTTTGCACCAAACCTCGGAAGCATGCCTACACGAAATTAGAGAATGGTTAACCGATTCAATGTCGTCATCACAAAGTGGACAACGGACCGAGTGAAGATCGACCCCTCTTTTGTCAAGTTCCACCAAAACCGGAAGACGTAATTTTCTTGCTCTCCACACAAATACCTCCACTTTTTTTGGCACAAGTTTGTTGCGTAGTGTCTCACAATATAAATCAATTGAAGGTAAAAGTCTTGAGTTAATCAAATCCGTAAGAACCTTTGTTGTGAAAGTTCCATTGCTACTCGGTGTCCACCTCCATGAGTCTTTCTTTTCCGGATTTAGTACCGCACCAAATAACATTTCGGATAAGCCTTGTAACTCTCCCGTCGCCCGCCCGGATGGTTCTCTTGCCCAAGACCAATTACCCACGCCTTTTGACCCGTCCCAAATAACACGATCTTTGACCGACGCATTGATGTCGGTTTCTAATCTCGAAAGCCTTTTGAATTTGAGTTTTAGCGCCTCGTTTCCATTCCAAGTGTCGTTCCAAAAAGAAGTTGAGCCACCATCACCTAATTCTTTGACAAAAGAGTTTCGAAAGGAAAGACCAATTTCATCAATGTTAAaacctgtaatgacccggaaatttccgaccaaatttaaaccttaatctttatatgtttccgacacgataagtaaaaatctgtaatgttgagtctagaaagttaaaaatctatattcggataatcattgacctttgactatacccgacgattcacgaatgactGTTGTaactagatatatatttatatataaatataagttcaTATAATAAATTGAGATaacaaaatacaatttaatcaattgaaataTGTATGTAAGCTCATTGTTAtaaaataatattatgatattaatattttaatgttattattattattattattattatttttattaacagtaAATTATTATTTATAAGATTTACGGTATTAatgtattaataatttataatttactaactattaaaattttttttttaacaacaatTGAATAAAACACAATTAGGTACACATCTATATCACATTTACAGCCTTTTCTTCTATACATGATTCTCATGTCTCTAACTTTGTAAAAGCAGCGAATTCAATCACTAAACATCCAAAAATTTTGTTAGATATCAACATTTGGAAATTGTACGAATTTAATTAaagaataatatatattttaatcacACTTTGTTATTTGAGTCCGTGATTTAATTGAGATCGTGAATTACTGTTGTGATTGAAGAATAATTCTATTGCCTAGCCAATCTATATCttaattaaatatacatatatacttatgtACAAACACACACTTACACAAACCCACTTGCCTATCCATTTAGTCTATTTCTGTTTCTCTAGTCATCTGAACCCACCTTCTTAATTTATGATCATTTACAAACCATCACCTTCTTGATCAACCGATCCTTCCTCCTTCGATTTACCTTGCTGTATCTGCTTCTAATTGTGTTTCTCtcccatatatatacatacaacacATGATTATGAACAACAAATAACTTCGCTACTACAATTACATCATCAAACTCTGAGTTAAAACCGAACCCGTTATTACTCTATTTACTTCTATTCGATCAAGATCACTAAACCATCATCATTAAAACACCATCACAACCCTCGATCACTAAACTGCTGCATATCTTCTGTTTTGAAACCGAACCCAGAAGCCAAACCATCACTGCTGCTATTCGAACACATGATACAGGTGAGGTTTGATCACCAGAAACTGCTACTGTAAATGGCGTTTCTATTGGGTCaaaccaccatcatcttcatcgaAACATAAAATCATAGTAAACTGTAGCTTCTTTTTCTTGTTGCTTGTTGTCGAACACCATTAACAAATTACTGCTATTTGCCTTCggtttctttttttctgtttttgatctGATACAATCCGATCACCACCATCATCAAGCATAACCGTAACATGCTACTTGATTTATGCTTTGCTACTGTTGACATCATCGATTGATGCTGCTATATTTGCGTTCCTTTTGACAGATCAAACAACCCTACTATCTTGCATATCTTTGCTCAGCTACTAATTCTATTTCAGTTCGACCATCACAAACCCACTTATTTTATTCTGTCGCTGCAACTGTGCTACTTCTGTTTCTGCAACAACGACGAGAGTGATGATGccattgattatgatgatgatgttagatgaaaaagatgatgataatTGATGTATGATGATGAAGAGAAAGGGATATAATAAGGTCCCTTCTTGATGGTCCCAGATCCAAAAGAAAACTGTCGTGATATTTTTTTTATTGACAAACGGATCCACTTGCTTATTGATTGATTGATAGGATGATGATTTGGGTTTTAAACTAAGAAGAAAAACAAACAGAAAACAATTCGGGTTAAATATGTTTAAGTGACGAATTAAAATAGGAAATATGAAATGGAACAGTGGTTGGTGTTGTTGTGTGTTGAACAGGAGGTCAAGGGTTTGAAACcgggtgtgtgtatatatatatatttttttataaaagaagTCTTAAGAGTTGGGTCAGTTGGGCTTCAAATATGGATAGTTGGGCCATGTTCTTTGTTCCATTTTCTATTGGACTAGGATGATTCAAAGACGTTTGGGCCTAGCTGCTGTGGGCTTGTAACAAACTAAGTTCATGTAATGAAATCGAAGTAATGAAATCGATGAGGATGGATAGGTTTAGAagaaggaaacagaaaaattgactTATAAGATAGTAGATTCGTGTGATTTCAGAAAAACCAACACAGACAAGTGGGTTAGGAGTAGTTTGTGTGAtttcaagaggtctcgggttcgatccttgctaggtgcaactattttttttaaaggacTTCTAAGGTAgttgttaatattaaaattattgttgttattattattattattattattatcattattattattattattattattattattaatattatgattgttattgttatatcaAAATAAAAGATTATTACGACTATAATGAAAACAATAAAAGttaatattaatttcattaatattaatactagtattattttattagaactattattattaaaagtaaaagtattattaatattatcattattattgctacCAGTACtatctatattaattataattataaaaataaaagttttaatgatgttATAAAAAATTATAAGCATAAAAATgaagattatatataaatatatatttattacatataataataaaatgaaaatatatataattgaaatttttactttatatatatgttcgattacaattacgtgtgttaatgactatacaaatgatataggttcgtgaatccgaagccaaccctacatttgttcaatgatgttatatgtatttttactacaaaatacattaggtgagtatatagtcccttttaaactctaaatatttttgggctgagaatacatgcgctgtttttataaatgatttacattatggacacaagtgatcaaaaataaaatctacgttgagttgtaccatggcatatttctttatacttggtagctaatatttacgtgaggagcgtaaacgcgaatcctgttgatagatctatcgggcctgacaaccccaaccgggctggacgaccagttttaaacggttgcacagtacttcatttcgttactacacttggtacggtgtagggtttatttaagaatatgctgctgtgatttaaatgttaagtatggttaccaagtgctcaacgacttttccatacacttgcgagtgtattatgtataacatgaaatcttgtggtccatagttataacgttgctagcatcaaacctatatatctcaccaactttatgttgactttttaaagcatgttattctcaggtacgcactaagtcttccgctgtgcatttgctcatgttaaggacattatttggagtcgatcatcgcaatgggaccaaatgttgatgacttcgtccaggaggattaggacgggtcctcacaggtggtatcagagcggtggtcttagtgaatcaggccttgtattagtgtgtctgactggtagtggttaggatacattagtgagtctggacttcgaccgtgtctgcatgtcaaaaaattttgcttatcatttctagtcggaaaccatctgcttatcatccttaggaaatttcctgcttatcattcttaagtctagacacgtcttactgcatttagtgcatcgatagtgtatagacaaaactcatatcttagcatatctgttactgtagagttGCTTGACAcatgtcgtaaattcctccgtagtctacggaatcttttgtactatatatatatatatatatatatatatatatatatatatatatatatatatatatatatatatatatatatatatatatatatatatatatatatatatatataggtattctatgaagttagaatatcatcctatattcgaaaatcgttTCACCTCaaagatccttttcatccaccgaattgccctcttggcaataaacctgaagcacttaccggcgaacctattcgaaacaccattttctcgctcatttctagagtatctcgtcacgattatataatatcccatataacaaatcttgttcattcgctcgctccaaccgtcaatcaccccggcataatagaagaagttaaccaactacgcgctcgtgtgacggttttggaaaatatggtgcgaaggtttcaaacaccagcagcagcaccaacagcataatccgtaccaccatcatcaacgctgacagtacccttatcaccccaaactcaaccgcgtcataaacctcaacattacaatctgtacctcgaatatcaaccttACATGCCTCAATACTATCATCtgcacttcgagtatgatcttcgttctacatatcgttctacatcgattatctccgctttatgtatcgttctacctcattcatTTTCTCTCgtcatggtgaatatgtaatttctaaagttttagagattatgtaatctagtattaacgataaatcaaatgagtttaatatcttattgactcattagatccatgattacatccgaagaaaatatatgcaagtatattttcaaaaagattgtaattaaaaattccttcgtacaaactattaatgatgaaaaatattttaacgggtaggtaatacctgagaaatatttagatttcacattaataagttacacggtacattcttcgaatctgatccaacggtcatttactattctacctacaaccaccaatatacaaattcgttcaccgaagaataaccatttccgttcaaatttcatatttggattttgacctatcatgatccaacaagtggcataatgaagaaaacattggatataataaaatttgttagaaacaaacggattaactaattgaaatattgttaagattccacgctaactgttcctagctaactattcccagctaactgattaacatttaatttatcgcaatttacattctcgcaattttatttattgttatttaatttccgcactttacataccgtcgggacacatgtacaacaatacgtcggattaattctgagacaacacgttgtgcaatgggtcatgatatatatttatttaatttacgcactttaaataacgggacacgtatacaaggtttcaacttatcatattgacccatctatatatatatatttcggaacgaccatagacactctatagttggctatacacgattgaggtggattccaaaatatatatatactttgagttgtgatcaatactgagaccggtacacaggtcacgatacgtattatttaattcgaatattatatattaaattatatatgaattattgaacaattgaactattggactatcggactattggactgctaactttggataattaaaatgaattaaaatattgtttataacatatgaaactaaacaattcttcaagtttgccacttgatttcattctaaacctcatttgtacctcgacaattataattcgcgttcaaacctttcatgattcttgaaaacacctcgatcgggagaatgaaccaaccgcacttcatctacggaagaaaatatttacgcatttgaagaactctcgaacccaaattcatagttgaACACATACCCGTGTTGAATCCATTAccctttattagcaaaaacaaccttacaattccttttcaagaagctaattttgctACAGCTCCAACAagccaacttcgatttttcgttcgaatcaatcttattataactttgatatatacgatcaGCTTTtctcatcgttactggagaaccttttatattccaccatattaccatcagtgtttaatcatctaaaaacacaattctcctgaaaccaccttggtttgataaccgataacccagatctgttaactttgaaaatgctgacgaagcggcATATTGTAGATAGTCTTAATGGCCAAAAATTGAtgacaaagaaggaagtgttagaaacactcaataggaaatttagcaccgaaaagtggattatgcgaaactatgaaggaatccgtgaacaaatcacaaagaataagtttgacttcaaagaatctaaatgattcagtgcctgctgaaatccttagtgcGTACCTTGCcctttactctaaaacctttgcggataatattcttcatcatcatcattatcttaaacattctaagatatcatcatatccatcattataaatatcctcgatatttctaaagatattttcataactattcttatcggaaatcatttatcttctcgcgttatctgtatcacatcataaaagaaactgtgttagtttctaaattctgaaacctccgagatcaaaatatgaatgttttgaagtagtgttgggaactgatacatgaattagtataatataatgaaatttgatcaacttcattatattacagtaagtcatgttgagtttctaatggaatgtgatgattcacagtaccatcatcatatgccatgttacacgactcttacattctattcaaattctaaaaatatcaagaaaacatttcttgataattcggcctGTTCCAagataatctggtaatttgacaaatcaaaatcgtgtcattaccatttccttctaagagcattagctatgttcatactgaatttcatacctacgaattccggaccattactcgcttgactcgaagtcgggaagagaaaacgaaagcataaagcttcgaacaatgatgaagaatataaagcccgataataactccGAAATtataaactgtgtatatcaatacgtattgcaacgtaaagacacgggagaattaaaaacattataattccaaggaaatgatagaagtgaatagattcttctggcggtagatgaaagagaagaatgaaagatatggaagttagaagtataacaaaaattagaacgggatggagaa
This genomic window from Rutidosis leptorrhynchoides isolate AG116_Rl617_1_P2 chromosome 2, CSIRO_AGI_Rlap_v1, whole genome shotgun sequence contains:
- the LOC139888035 gene encoding uncharacterized protein, whose protein sequence is MDRQVGLCFNIDEIGLSFRNSFVKELGDGGSTSFWNDTWNGNEALKLKFKRLSRLETDINASVKDRVIWDGSKGVGNWSWAREPSGRATGELQGLSEMLFGAVLNPEKKDSWRWTPSSNGTFTTKVLTDLINSRLLPSIDLYCETLRNKLVPKKVEVFVWRARKLRLPVLVELDKRGVDLHSVRCPLCDDDIESVNHSLISCRHASEVWCKVFDWWGRGGVPFVNIGDLFLDSGQTNSFVGKSIWQAVVWTCSYLIWKNRNQKVFSNKSWNVPMAINEIQVKSFEWIAKRCKNKIIDWHNWLHNPQTFI